A single window of Chitinophaga sp. XS-30 DNA harbors:
- a CDS encoding Gfo/Idh/MocA family oxidoreductase: MLASAAMATPGILMAKGRALPRRLGPNERVNLACIGIGNRGGEIIRDLYKTGLCNIVALCDVDMGAPHTEKILKQFPDVPRFQDFRQMFDKMGNQIDAVSVGVPDFSHFPITMMAIGLGKHVYVEKPMARTFNEVELMMKAAAKHPEVVTQMGNQGHSDANYFQFKAWVDAGIIKDVTAITAHMNSPRRWHGWDPNIKAFPPAEQIPSTLDWDIWQMATKGHSYNKDFVNGQWRCWYDFGMGALGDWGAHILDTAHQFLDLGLPAEVNPVKLSGHNNFFYPMSSTLSFKFPKRGNMPPVEVMWYDGVDNLPPIPKGYGVSGLDPNIPPPSTGAIEPAKLNPGKIIYGKDLTFKGGSHGSTLSIIPEEKAKEMASRLPEVPKSPSNHFANFLKACKGEEQTRSPFAIAGPLSQVFCLGVLAQWTNTRLVFDRDKKIITNNKKANELLVGPPPRKGWEQYYKV; the protein is encoded by the coding sequence ATGCTCGCTTCTGCAGCCATGGCCACTCCCGGCATATTGATGGCAAAAGGGCGCGCCCTGCCGCGCAGGCTGGGGCCCAATGAGCGGGTAAACCTTGCCTGCATCGGTATTGGCAACCGTGGAGGTGAAATTATCAGGGACCTGTATAAAACAGGCCTGTGCAACATTGTAGCGCTTTGCGATGTGGACATGGGGGCGCCGCACACGGAAAAGATACTGAAGCAATTCCCGGACGTACCGCGTTTCCAGGACTTCAGGCAGATGTTCGACAAGATGGGTAACCAGATCGATGCCGTATCCGTTGGTGTTCCTGACTTTTCCCACTTTCCCATCACCATGATGGCTATCGGCCTCGGCAAACATGTGTACGTGGAAAAACCGATGGCCCGTACCTTCAATGAAGTGGAACTGATGATGAAAGCCGCCGCCAAACACCCTGAAGTGGTGACCCAGATGGGTAATCAGGGCCACTCGGATGCCAACTATTTCCAGTTCAAGGCCTGGGTGGATGCAGGTATCATCAAAGACGTGACCGCCATTACCGCACATATGAACTCTCCCCGCCGCTGGCACGGATGGGATCCCAATATCAAGGCATTTCCCCCCGCGGAACAGATACCTTCCACGCTGGACTGGGATATCTGGCAAATGGCCACCAAAGGGCATAGTTATAATAAAGATTTCGTGAACGGCCAGTGGCGCTGCTGGTATGACTTCGGGATGGGCGCGCTGGGAGACTGGGGCGCACATATCTTGGACACCGCGCATCAGTTCCTGGATCTTGGTCTGCCTGCCGAGGTTAACCCGGTAAAACTTTCCGGGCATAACAACTTCTTCTACCCGATGTCGTCCACCCTCTCCTTCAAATTCCCGAAACGTGGCAATATGCCGCCGGTTGAAGTGATGTGGTATGATGGGGTGGACAATTTGCCGCCCATACCCAAAGGATATGGCGTATCCGGCCTCGATCCCAATATTCCGCCACCGAGCACCGGCGCCATAGAACCGGCAAAGCTCAACCCGGGCAAGATCATCTACGGCAAGGACCTCACCTTCAAAGGAGGTTCGCATGGCAGCACACTCTCCATCATCCCGGAAGAAAAAGCAAAGGAAATGGCCTCCAGGTTGCCGGAAGTGCCGAAAAGCCCGTCCAATCACTTTGCCAACTTCCTGAAGGCATGCAAAGGAGAAGAGCAGACCCGCTCACCCTTCGCCATCGCCGGACCGTTGAGCCAGGTATTCTGCCTGGGCGTATTGGCACAGTGGACAAATACGAGGCTTGTGTTCGACCGTGATAAAAAGATCATCACCAACAATAAAAAGGCAAATGAGTTGCTGGTAGGGCCTCCGCCGCGCAAAGGCTGGGAGCAGTACTATAAAGTGTAG
- a CDS encoding NAD(P)-dependent oxidoreductase: protein MARAFLGMGLLGTNFVKALLEKGEQVQVWSRNPEKALLLEASGAGVFASAAEAVKGADHIHLTLKDDASVDEVLVSAAAGLKSGAVIIDHTTTSAEGAIQRTKEWKERGFRYLHAPVFMGPANARESSGYMLVSGDQEVIGRVTPLLEKMTGRLINLGLEEGKAAAMKLIGNCFLITFTAGLSDTLSLGKALNVSAQDIGALLDIWNPAQTLPNRLLRLSSGDYSKPSWELNMARKDTQLFISSVEQGSGALAVIPAIAAEMDRWIAKGFGTSDWTVIAKDAAL, encoded by the coding sequence ATGGCAAGAGCATTTTTGGGCATGGGCCTGCTGGGCACGAACTTCGTAAAAGCACTGCTGGAAAAAGGAGAACAGGTGCAGGTCTGGAGCAGGAACCCTGAAAAAGCCCTTTTACTGGAAGCATCGGGCGCCGGTGTATTTGCATCGGCTGCGGAGGCGGTTAAAGGAGCCGACCATATCCACCTGACCCTGAAAGACGATGCCAGTGTAGATGAAGTACTGGTTTCCGCCGCCGCCGGCCTTAAATCCGGTGCGGTGATCATTGACCACACCACTACATCGGCCGAAGGCGCCATTCAGCGCACAAAGGAATGGAAAGAACGCGGCTTCCGTTATTTGCATGCACCGGTATTCATGGGCCCGGCGAATGCCAGGGAAAGCAGTGGGTATATGCTGGTATCCGGTGACCAGGAAGTGATCGGCCGGGTAACGCCCTTGCTGGAAAAGATGACAGGCAGGTTGATCAATCTCGGGCTGGAAGAAGGGAAGGCCGCCGCGATGAAACTTATCGGGAATTGCTTCCTCATTACTTTTACAGCCGGCCTGTCGGACACTTTATCCCTCGGTAAGGCATTGAACGTCTCCGCACAGGACATCGGCGCTCTTCTTGACATCTGGAACCCCGCGCAAACCTTGCCCAACCGGCTCCTCCGCCTCAGCAGCGGTGATTATAGCAAGCCCTCCTGGGAGCTGAATATGGCGCGAAAAGACACGCAGCTGTTCATCAGTTCCGTTGAGCAGGGTAGCGGAGCACTCGCGGTTATACCCGCCATCGCCGCGGAAATGGACCGCTGGATAGCTAAGGGGTTCGGGACCAGCGACTGGACGGTCATTGCCAAAGATGCAGCATTGTAG
- a CDS encoding translation factor GTPase family protein produces the protein MKMYDEKHIKNVVLIGAAKSGKTTLAEDMLFEAGIISKRGTVEERNTVSDYHEVEHERGNSVYATTMHTEWRDYKINIMDTPGLEDFSGEVASSIRVCDTAVMLLHAYNGVEVGTELIWDYVDRYNKPTILAINHLDHENANYAQTLEQARQFFGPAVTVMQYPVNQGQGFNAIIDLLKMTMYRFPPGGGKPEKLPIPPEEQEEADRLHNELVEKAAENDDALMELFFEKGSLDEDEMRKGLKIGMMKHQVFPLFCLSARNNMGSGRMMGFIDNVAPSAVEMPPEQTEDGREVPCDPGGPVCLFIFKTLLEPHIGKLSFFKVMSGEVKAGQELFNEKGNTTERLNQLFIADGRNRQPVEKLRSGDIGCTLKLKNTFTNHTLNEKGFTAQIAPIHFPPPKVRVAIEAKNKGDDEKLGEVLSEIHMEDPTLEIEYNRELKQVILHGQGDLHLAVTRWRLEHIYNMEVGYRPARIPYRETIQKPALASYRHKKQSGGAGQFGEVYMKIEPYYEGMPPFGEYTVRETEEIALNWGGKLVFNNCIVGGAIDTRFLPSILKGVMEKMQEGPLTGSYVRDVRVSVYDGKMHPVDSNDISFKIAGMMAFRDAFHQAAPQLLEPVFELEASAPDVMMGDIMSELQSHRSVITGMDTHVIKARTPQAELDRLYASLRNVTQGKAKVKAVFAEYAPVPGDVQKKLSEEYRKMEHENGQH, from the coding sequence ATGAAAATGTATGATGAAAAACACATCAAGAATGTGGTGCTCATTGGCGCTGCCAAGAGCGGTAAAACGACGCTGGCCGAGGACATGCTGTTCGAGGCCGGCATCATCAGTAAACGCGGGACCGTAGAGGAGCGCAATACGGTTTCAGACTATCACGAAGTGGAGCATGAACGGGGAAACTCGGTATATGCCACCACCATGCATACGGAGTGGCGTGACTACAAGATCAATATCATGGATACCCCCGGGCTGGAGGACTTCTCGGGGGAGGTCGCCTCTTCCATCCGCGTTTGCGATACGGCTGTCATGCTGCTGCATGCGTACAACGGGGTGGAAGTAGGAACAGAGCTGATCTGGGATTATGTGGACCGCTATAACAAACCTACCATTCTGGCGATCAATCACCTGGACCATGAAAATGCCAATTATGCCCAAACCCTCGAGCAGGCCCGGCAGTTCTTCGGGCCCGCCGTCACCGTCATGCAATACCCTGTAAATCAGGGCCAGGGGTTCAATGCTATAATAGATCTGTTGAAAATGACCATGTACCGTTTCCCTCCGGGCGGCGGCAAACCTGAAAAATTGCCCATTCCGCCGGAGGAGCAGGAGGAAGCGGACCGGCTGCATAATGAACTGGTGGAGAAAGCGGCCGAAAATGATGATGCCCTGATGGAACTGTTCTTCGAAAAGGGCAGTCTGGATGAAGATGAAATGCGTAAGGGGTTAAAGATCGGGATGATGAAGCACCAGGTGTTCCCGCTATTTTGCCTGTCTGCCCGCAATAATATGGGCAGTGGCCGGATGATGGGGTTTATTGACAATGTAGCGCCATCCGCCGTGGAGATGCCGCCGGAACAAACGGAAGACGGCAGGGAAGTGCCTTGCGATCCCGGCGGACCTGTCTGCCTGTTCATCTTCAAGACCCTGCTGGAACCGCATATCGGCAAACTGTCCTTTTTCAAGGTCATGAGCGGAGAAGTAAAAGCAGGGCAGGAGCTGTTCAATGAAAAAGGCAATACCACAGAACGGCTTAACCAGTTGTTCATCGCTGACGGGAGAAACCGGCAGCCGGTGGAAAAACTGCGCTCCGGCGATATCGGCTGCACCCTCAAGCTGAAAAATACATTCACCAATCATACGCTGAACGAGAAAGGGTTTACGGCCCAGATAGCGCCGATCCACTTTCCGCCGCCGAAAGTACGGGTGGCCATTGAAGCAAAGAACAAAGGCGATGATGAAAAGCTGGGGGAAGTGCTGAGCGAGATCCATATGGAAGACCCTACCCTGGAAATTGAGTACAACCGTGAACTGAAACAGGTGATCCTGCACGGCCAGGGCGATCTGCACCTCGCTGTTACCCGCTGGCGGCTGGAACATATTTACAACATGGAGGTGGGATACCGGCCCGCGCGCATCCCTTACCGGGAAACCATCCAGAAGCCCGCGCTGGCATCGTACCGCCACAAGAAACAATCCGGTGGCGCCGGGCAGTTCGGGGAAGTATATATGAAAATTGAACCTTATTATGAAGGAATGCCGCCTTTCGGGGAATATACCGTGCGGGAGACGGAAGAGATAGCGCTGAACTGGGGAGGCAAGCTGGTGTTCAATAACTGTATCGTTGGTGGTGCAATTGACACGCGTTTCCTGCCTTCCATTCTGAAAGGCGTGATGGAAAAAATGCAGGAAGGCCCGCTAACGGGGTCGTACGTACGGGATGTGCGGGTGAGCGTGTACGATGGGAAAATGCATCCGGTGGACAGCAATGATATCTCTTTCAAGATAGCGGGGATGATGGCCTTCCGTGATGCCTTCCACCAGGCCGCGCCGCAATTGCTGGAGCCGGTGTTCGAGCTGGAAGCCTCCGCTCCGGATGTGATGATGGGGGATATCATGAGCGAATTGCAAAGCCACCGCAGCGTGATCACGGGGATGGATACCCATGTGATCAAGGCCAGGACGCCGCAGGCGGAGCTGGACAGGCTGTATGCCTCTCTGCGCAACGTGACGCAGGGAAAAGCCAAGGTGAAAGCGGTGTTCGCCGAATATGCTCCCGTGCCGGGCGATGTGCAGAAGAAGCTGAGCGAGGAATACCGGAAGATGGAGCATGAGAACGGTCAGCATTGA
- a CDS encoding YifB family Mg chelatase-like AAA ATPase, whose amino-acid sequence MLVKIFGSAVQGVEAITITIEVNVGQGTKFYIVGLPDNAVKESGYRIETVIKNAGYKMPRLRTIVNMAPADIRKAGTAYDLPITVGILAASKQLSFALPPERFVIMGELSLDGTLRPVRGALPMALQAKKEGFHGMILPLQNAREAAMVEGLDVYGVKHLTEVLGFLGGEVKLESFPAEPYTEQACFDVDFAEVKGQNVSKRAMEIAAAGGHNIILIGPPGAGKTMLAKRLPTIMPPLTLQEALETTKVYSAAGKLPEHTGIFRGRPFRSPHHTISDIALVGGGNPPLPGELSLAHNGVLFLDELPEYKRTALEVLRQPVEDRKVTVSRARISLDFPTGFMLVASMNPCPCGYFNHPEKTCTCAPGAVQKYINRISGPLLDRIDLHVEVTPVAPGTAANGERSAAIRERVIAARNLQWARNGHYNAEMNVSLCHAEPAALELLESAMKRLQLSARAYDRILRVSRTIADLADSEHINTTHIAEAIRFRTLDREQWGAYQC is encoded by the coding sequence ATGCTGGTTAAAATCTTCGGCAGCGCCGTGCAGGGCGTGGAAGCCATCACCATTACGATAGAAGTGAATGTAGGCCAGGGCACCAAATTCTATATTGTGGGCCTGCCTGACAATGCCGTGAAAGAAAGCGGTTATCGCATAGAAACGGTCATCAAGAATGCGGGATACAAAATGCCGCGCCTCCGCACGATCGTGAATATGGCGCCCGCGGATATCCGCAAAGCCGGTACTGCATATGATCTTCCCATTACGGTTGGCATCCTGGCCGCATCGAAACAATTATCTTTTGCCCTTCCCCCCGAACGTTTCGTGATCATGGGCGAGCTGTCGCTGGACGGCACTTTACGTCCCGTTCGCGGTGCATTGCCCATGGCGCTGCAGGCGAAAAAGGAGGGTTTCCACGGCATGATCCTCCCCTTGCAGAACGCCCGTGAAGCAGCCATGGTGGAAGGATTGGATGTCTATGGTGTGAAGCATTTGACCGAGGTGCTGGGATTTTTGGGTGGGGAGGTGAAGCTGGAAAGCTTTCCGGCCGAACCATATACGGAGCAAGCGTGTTTCGATGTGGATTTTGCAGAAGTGAAGGGACAAAATGTAAGCAAGCGCGCCATGGAGATTGCGGCGGCAGGTGGACATAACATCATCCTCATCGGGCCTCCGGGAGCAGGAAAAACCATGCTGGCCAAACGGCTGCCAACGATCATGCCACCGTTGACCTTGCAGGAAGCGCTTGAAACCACAAAGGTATATTCGGCGGCGGGCAAACTTCCTGAGCATACCGGCATTTTTCGCGGCAGGCCCTTCCGTTCGCCGCATCATACCATCAGCGATATTGCGCTCGTTGGCGGCGGCAATCCACCACTGCCGGGAGAACTCTCCCTCGCGCATAATGGTGTATTGTTCCTCGATGAACTGCCGGAATATAAACGGACTGCCCTGGAGGTGCTACGGCAACCTGTAGAGGACAGGAAAGTGACTGTATCCCGCGCCAGGATCAGTCTGGATTTCCCAACCGGCTTCATGCTGGTAGCGTCCATGAATCCCTGCCCCTGCGGCTATTTCAATCACCCCGAGAAAACCTGCACCTGTGCGCCGGGCGCTGTGCAGAAATACATCAACAGAATTTCCGGGCCGCTGCTGGACAGAATAGACCTGCATGTGGAAGTAACGCCGGTTGCCCCCGGAACAGCAGCAAACGGAGAACGAAGCGCTGCCATCAGGGAAAGGGTGATCGCAGCCCGAAACCTCCAATGGGCCAGGAACGGCCATTACAATGCAGAGATGAACGTCAGCTTATGTCATGCTGAACCCGCAGCCCTGGAGCTGCTTGAATCCGCCATGAAACGTCTCCAGCTCTCCGCCCGCGCGTACGACAGGATACTCAGGGTGAGCCGTACCATTGCAGATCTGGCGGACAGCGAACACATCAACACAACGCACATAGCCGAAGCTATCCGGTTCAGAACACTCGACAGGGAACAATGGGGCGCTTATCAATGCTGA
- a CDS encoding ABC transporter ATP-binding protein translates to MKLLLSYLRNYKWLIALALLLATINQVFSLMDPWIFGKIVDQFASHPQSFNKEGEAVIPRTQNQYLYGVLLLLLASIGVAMISRIAKAFQDYFVNVVIQKFGAQVYTDGLRHSMRLPFQEFEDQRSGETLAILQKVRIDSEKFISLFVNILFTTLIGVVFVMIFAYSVHWSLVFVYFGGCILLGWLMNVLSRKIKSIQKNIVKETTMLAGATTESLRNIELVKSLGLTNQEVRRLNANTMKILLLELKKVRSVRTIAFVQGTFVNLLRSSILFVLLYLVYKDTATLGQIFTLQLYSFFLFGPLQELGNIILAYREAQVSLTNFKKILDTPVEPTPLNPPKLSAVRELTFESVGFRHLTALNNALDDISFSVRTGETVAFVGPSGSGKTTLVKLLVGLYNAGEGRILYNGLNATDIDIEELRMQIGFVTQDTQLFSGTIRENLLFVNPRATDEELMSALNRAACYNLLARAENGIDTVIGEGGIKISGGEKQRLSIARALLRQPRLLVFDEATSALDSITEEAITQTVRDVTSTKEHITVMIAHRLSTIMHADRIYVLEKGRIVETGTHRGLLEEKGLYYAMWRQQIGERKTMEPVPAG, encoded by the coding sequence ATGAAATTGTTGCTTTCGTACCTCCGGAACTATAAGTGGCTGATAGCACTGGCTTTACTGCTGGCCACCATTAACCAGGTATTCTCGCTGATGGACCCCTGGATCTTCGGCAAGATCGTAGACCAGTTCGCTTCACATCCGCAATCATTCAACAAGGAAGGGGAAGCTGTCATTCCCCGTACGCAAAACCAGTACCTGTATGGCGTTTTGCTGCTGCTGCTGGCTTCCATAGGCGTGGCAATGATTTCCCGCATTGCCAAGGCGTTCCAGGATTATTTTGTGAACGTGGTGATCCAGAAATTCGGCGCACAGGTGTACACGGATGGGCTTCGGCACTCCATGCGCCTGCCTTTCCAGGAGTTTGAGGACCAGCGCTCGGGCGAAACCCTCGCGATATTGCAGAAGGTGCGGATAGACAGCGAAAAGTTCATTTCCCTGTTCGTCAACATCCTGTTCACCACCCTGATCGGTGTGGTATTCGTGATGATCTTCGCGTACAGCGTGCACTGGTCGCTCGTATTCGTATATTTCGGTGGATGCATCCTGCTCGGATGGCTGATGAATGTGCTGAGCAGGAAGATCAAATCCATCCAGAAGAATATCGTCAAGGAAACCACGATGCTGGCCGGCGCCACGACAGAATCGCTGCGTAACATCGAGCTGGTGAAAAGCCTCGGCCTCACCAACCAGGAAGTGCGCCGCCTCAATGCCAATACGATGAAGATCCTGCTGCTGGAACTGAAGAAAGTGCGCAGCGTGCGGACCATCGCCTTTGTGCAGGGCACTTTTGTGAACCTCCTGCGCTCCAGCATCCTGTTTGTGCTCCTGTATCTTGTGTACAAGGATACGGCCACGCTCGGGCAGATATTCACCCTCCAGCTATACTCATTCTTCCTGTTCGGCCCCCTGCAGGAGCTGGGCAATATCATCCTGGCTTACCGGGAAGCACAGGTATCGCTGACGAATTTCAAAAAGATACTGGATACCCCGGTGGAACCAACACCGCTGAACCCGCCGAAGCTATCCGCCGTTCGGGAGCTGACCTTCGAATCCGTGGGCTTCCGGCATCTCACAGCGCTGAACAATGCACTGGACGATATCAGCTTCAGTGTAAGAACGGGAGAGACCGTAGCCTTCGTGGGACCCTCCGGCAGCGGAAAGACCACATTGGTGAAGTTGTTGGTAGGACTATACAACGCCGGTGAGGGCCGCATCCTGTACAACGGGCTGAATGCTACCGATATCGACATTGAGGAACTGCGCATGCAGATCGGTTTTGTAACGCAGGATACACAGTTGTTCTCCGGCACCATCCGGGAAAATCTGCTGTTCGTCAATCCACGCGCCACGGATGAAGAGCTGATGAGCGCCCTGAACCGGGCGGCCTGCTACAACCTCCTGGCCCGCGCGGAAAACGGGATCGATACCGTGATCGGAGAAGGCGGCATCAAAATATCCGGCGGGGAAAAACAACGGCTGTCCATCGCCCGTGCATTGCTCCGCCAGCCCAGGTTGCTCGTATTCGATGAAGCGACCTCCGCACTGGACTCCATCACGGAAGAGGCCATCACCCAAACCGTTCGTGATGTAACGTCTACCAAAGAACATATTACCGTCATGATCGCACACCGCCTGTCTACTATTATGCATGCAGACCGCATCTATGTGCTGGAAAAAGGGCGCATCGTGGAAACCGGCACACACCGGGGTCTGCTGGAAGAAAAGGGGCTGTATTACGCCATGTGGCGGCAACAGATCGGTGAAAGGAAAACCATGGAGCCGGTACCGGCCGGATAA
- a CDS encoding DUF983 domain-containing protein has protein sequence MKKKPNFFLSLLAMKCPRCRRGDMFRTKNPFHWRLSRIFDMHADCPVCGQHYELETGFWFGTGYVSYALGVALSVFNLIWYWLLIGISWKDDSLLYWLAVNGAILILVQPWLMRISRAIYLYFFVYYDEDTAHLPDAVHKQGEHSHPHPAGHSH, from the coding sequence ATGAAGAAAAAACCGAATTTCTTCCTCAGCCTGTTGGCGATGAAATGCCCCAGATGCAGGCGAGGCGATATGTTCCGTACAAAAAATCCTTTCCACTGGCGGCTGTCCAGGATATTCGACATGCATGCCGATTGCCCCGTATGCGGACAGCATTATGAACTGGAAACGGGTTTCTGGTTTGGTACCGGTTACGTCAGTTACGCTCTCGGTGTAGCGCTCTCCGTATTCAACCTGATCTGGTACTGGCTGCTCATCGGTATTTCGTGGAAAGATGACAGCCTGTTGTACTGGCTGGCAGTGAACGGGGCTATACTGATACTGGTACAACCCTGGCTGATGCGTATTTCCCGGGCCATCTACCTGTATTTCTTCGTGTATTATGATGAAGATACGGCGCACCTGCCGGATGCGGTTCATAAGCAAGGTGAACACTCCCATCCGCACCCGGCAGGGCATTCACATTAA